A portion of the Cryptomeria japonica chromosome 5, Sugi_1.0, whole genome shotgun sequence genome contains these proteins:
- the LOC131876165 gene encoding G-type lectin S-receptor-like serine/threonine-protein kinase At2g19130, translating into MRFVGELGVVKDFKMVKNRIVAKTWLKYCLLSCVMIIPLHKCQSLAIHREYTLPMGTALTGNQTLVSKNGTFALGFFSPNNTNNWYIGIWYAKVSEKTIVWVANRENPLRNMPGVFNLSTDGCLRLFDLHGRSIWSSNNTLKASRASILESGNLVMLRTRPGNISEIVWESFLHPVDTWLPRMKMWKGMKLTSWKSSSDPAPGPFSFQMDPSPGKTQLLLISHDSSQYASSGEWNGEYFANMPGYALAASYLKIEFIIISPSTMYCSSKISNMMGHVVLGTNGVLRGYYLSQNGAWILDGFAPRDQCNVYDVCGANAACNGYAKLSNHVEGNANDTCTCLQGFRPKNNHAWGSQEYWLSGCVRRSLLQCSLSNSTDGFLEVKDKHLADDKAIPYSNERTLNDCQLACLNNCSCTAFWLSSSSPPLCRLWFGDLMNLRDSPGGQSFYIRLAASELQGSTSKTKSKSFDLHILLPVGATGLVLILVLILVLIVCIMWKRGRMLKEDDVPTSLRTFTFRKLQIATKNFRQKLGSGSFGSVFKGTLPDNTLVAVKELKSSAQAEKQFRAEISTIGNIHHVNLVRLLGFCAERSRRLLVYEYMPYGSLESFLFRGNDGEEPGKLLNWKSRFQIALGTARGLAYLHEECRDRIIHCDIKPENILLDAEFCPKVADFGLAKLVGRDFSRVLTTTRGTIGYLAPEWISGLPITPKADVYSFGITLLEIISGRRNIDLNALEPSSYLFPPWAADQFHRGNLMGIVDGRISGEADAQEVRRAIAASILCIQEEENVRPTMAQVVQILEGTVDTTALQNQASLDNLPDHHGGEQDGDLI; encoded by the coding sequence ATGCGCTTTGTTGGAGAGCTGGGAGTTGTGAAGGATTTCAAAATGGTGAAGAACAGGATTGTAGCCAAAACCTGGTTGAAATATTGTCTCTTGTCCTGTGTTATGATTATTCCACTGCATAAATGCCAATCATTGGCAATTCACAGGGAATACACTCTTCCAATGGGGACTGCCCTCACTGGAAATCAGACCCTGGTCTCAAAAAATGGCACGTTTGCATTGGGATTTTTCAGTCCCAACAACACTAATAACTGGTATATTGGCATCTGGTATGCCAAAGTCTCTGAGAAAACTATTGTTTGGGTGGCTAACCGCGAAAATCCTCTGAGAAACATGCCCGGCGTTTTCAATTTATCCACAGATGGTTGTCTTCGACTGTTTGATTTACATGGACGATCAATTTGGTCGTCCAACAACACTTTGAAGGCGTCCCGGGCATCAATATTGGAATCAGGAAATTTGGTTATGTTGAGAACAAGGCCCGGCAATATTTCTGAAATTGTTTGGGAAAGTTTCCTACATCCGGTAGATACATGGCTGCCGAGGATGAAGATGTGGAAAGGAATGAAACTCACTTCTTGGAAGAGTTCTTCTGATCCGGCACCTGGACCTTTCTCTTTCCAAATGGATCCTTCACCAGGAAAGACTCAGTTACTGCTTATCTCTCACGACAGTAGTCAGTACGCATCTAGCGGAGAGTGGAATGGAGAGTATTTCGCAAATATGCCAGGATATGCCTTGGCGGCCTCTTATCTTAAAATAGAGTTTATAATTATCTCTCCTTCAACAATGTACTGCTCATCTAAAATTAGCAATATGATGGGACACGTAGTTTTGGGAACAAATGGGGTATTGCGGGGCTACTATTTGAGCCAAAATGGTGCATGGATTCTGGATGGGTTTGCACCCAGGGATCAATGCAATGTTTATGATGTGTGTGGGGCTAATGCAGCATGCAATGGCTATGCTAAGTTGAGTAATCATGTCGAAGGCAATGCCAATGATACGTGCACATGTTTGCAGGGGTTCAGGCCCAAAAACAACCATGCTTGGGGTTCTCAAGAATACTGGTTAAGTGGTTGTGTTCGCCGAAGTCTATTGCAGTGCTCACTCTCAAATTCTACGGACGGTTTTTTGGAAGTGAAGGACAAGCACTTGGCCGATGATAAAGCTATTCCATATAGCAACGAGCGAACTCTGAATGATTGCCAACTTGCCTGCCTCAACAACTGCTCGTGCACGGCCTTTTGGCTCAGTAGCTCATCTCCTCCTCTGTGTCGATTGTGGTTTGGAGATTTGATGAACTTGCGCGACTCCCCCGGCGGCCAGTCATTCTATATCCGTTTGGCAGCTTCTGAGTTACAAGGTTCGACATCTAAGACAAAAAGTAAATCCTTTGACCTTCACATTTTGCTTCCTGTGGGCGCTACGGGtcttgttcttattcttgttcttattcttgttctcaTCGTGTGTATAATGTGGAAGCGTGGAAGAATGCTCAAGGAGGATGATGTCCCCACATCCCTCAGAACATTCACTTTCCGAAAGTTGCAGATTGCAACAAAGAATTTCAGGCAAAAGCTGGGAAGCGGATCGTTCGGCTCTGTGTTCAAAGGAACTCTGCCAGACAATACTCTGGTTGCTGTCAAGGAATTAAAGAGTTCAGCCCAAGCAGAAAAGCAATTCCGTGCAGAAATAAGTACCATTGGTAACATACATCATGTGAATCTGGTCAGGCTGTTGGGATTTTGTGCAGAGAGATCTCGAAGGTTACTCGTTTATGAGTACATGCCCTACGGCTCTCTTGAATCCTTCCTGTTCCGCGGGAACGACGGAGAAGAGCCAGGGAAGTTGTTGAACTGGAAAAGCAGATTTCAGATAGCGTTGGGCACTGCACGAGGATTAGCATATCTCCATGAGGAATGCAGAGATCGCATCATCCACTGTGATATTAAGCCAGAAAACATTCTCCTGGACGCTGAGTTTTGTCCCAAAGTAGCTGATTTTGGGCTGGCAAAGCTGGTGGGTAGAGATTTCAGCCGTGTACTGACCACCACGAGGGGAACGATAGGTTATTTGGCTCCAGAGTGGATCTCCGGTCTTCCCATCACTCCCAAGGCGGACGTATATAGTTTTGGCATTACACTTCTGGAGATTATATCAGGACGAAGGAATATCGACCTCAATGCGCTCGAGCCGAGCTCCTATCTCTTCCCTCCCTGGGCTGCCGATCAATTCCACAGAGGAAACCTCATGGGTATTGTTGATGGGAGGATTTCAGGTGAGGCAGATGCTCAAGAGGTGAGAAGGGCTATTGCAGCAAGCATATTATGCATTCAAGAAGAAGAGAATGTTAGGCCAACCATGGCTCAAGTCGTGCAAATACTCGAAGGGACAGTGGACACCACCGCACTGCAAAATCAGGCATCTCTCGACAATCTTCCCGATCACCATGGAGGTGAGCAAGATGGCGATCTTATTTAA